In a genomic window of Drosophila takahashii strain IR98-3 E-12201 chromosome 3L, DtakHiC1v2, whole genome shotgun sequence:
- the shep gene encoding protein alan shepard isoform X10 translates to MGPNGTVQNQNQQGGEQLSKTNLYIRGLQQGTTDKDLVNMCAQYGTIISTKAILDKTTNKCYGFVDFEQPAFAECAVKGLQGKGVQAQMAKQQEQDPTNLYIANLPPHFKETDLEAMLSKYGQVVSTRILRDQQMNSKGVGFARMESREKCEQIIQMFNGNTIPGAKDPLLVKFADGGPKKKNLFKTPDPNARAWRDVSAEGIPVAYDPTMQQNGVSVNVGTPIGVPYSRFSAPQVGGYPVAGSQWIPGYMMTQPITQVDDQSPFSTQYMQMAAAPQLGVTSYKPEAVNQVQPRGISMMVSGDTGVPYGTMMPQLATLQIGNSNFSPSLQYISPTYPYYAPPPTIIPTMPMTDSEQASTAASPDEAYTQYPHQAAPK, encoded by the exons ATGGGTCCCAACGGCACGGTACAGAATCAAAACCAACAGGGCGGCGAGCAGTTGTCCAAGACAAATCTCTACATTCGCGGACTGCAGCAGGGCACAACCGACAAGGATCTAGTTAATATGTGTGCACA ATACGGAACAATTATATCAACCAAGGCTATTTTagataaaacaacaaacaaat GTTACGGCTTCGTCGACTTCGAGCAGCCAGCCTTCGCCGAGTGCGCCGTAAAAGGATTGCAGGGGAAGGGCGTGCAAGCTCAGATGGCCAAA CAACAGGAACAGGATCCCACAAATTTGTATATTGCAAATTTGCCGCCCCACTTCAAGGAAACTGATCTGGAGGCAATGCTATCGAAATACGGACAAGTTGTTTCGACCAGAATATTGCGTGATCAGCAGATGAACTCCAAGG GCGTTGGCTTTGCCCGCATGGAGAGTCGCGAGAAGTGCGAGCAAATCATTCAGATGTTCAATGGTAACACAATACCGGGTGCCAAAGATCCCCTGCTGGTTAAGTTTGCCGATGGCGGACCCAAAAAGAAGAATCTCTTCAAGACGCCCGATCCGAATGCGCGTGCGTGGCGCGACGTCTCCGCGGAGGGGATTCCCGTGGCCTACGATCCGACTATGCAGCAGAATGGCGTTAGCGTGAACGTTGGCACGCCCATCGGAGTGCCCTACTCCCGCTTCAGTGCCCCCCAGGTGGGTGGCTATCCAGTGGCCGGCTCCCAATGGATACCCGGTTATATGATGACCCAGCCGATCACTCAGGTAGATGATCAG TCTCCCTTCTCTACACAGTACATGCAGATGGCTGCAGCCCCTCAGCTGGGAGTTACCTCATACAAACCGGAGGCGGTCAACCAGGTTCAGCCCCGCGGCATCTCGATGATGGTCAGCGGCGATACGGGCGTGCCATATGGAACGATGATGCCTCAGTTGGCCACCCTGCAGATTGGCAACTCT AACTTTTCTCCATCGTTACAGTATATTAGTCCAACTTATCCATATTATGCACCACCACCAACTATTATACCAACAATGCCTATGACAGATTCCGAACAGGCTAGCACAGCTGCATCACCCGACGAGGCATACACACAGTATCCACATCAAGCCGCTCCCAAATAG
- the shep gene encoding protein alan shepard isoform X3: MGPNGTVQNQNQQGGEQLSKTNLYIRGLQQGTTDKDLVNMCAQYGTIISTKAILDKTTNKCYGFVDFEQPAFAECAVKGLQGKGVQAQMAKVGIWVLHRPAIQQEQDPTNLYIANLPPHFKETDLEAMLSKYGQVVSTRILRDQQMNSKGVGFARMESREKCEQIIQMFNGNTIPGAKDPLLVKFADGGPKKKNLFKTPDPNARAWRDVSAEGIPVAYDPTMQQNGVSVNVGTPIGVPYSRFSAPQVGGYPVAGSQWIPGYMMTQPITQVDDQSPFSTQYMQMAAAPQLGVTSYKPEAVNQVQPRGISMMVSGDTGVPYGTMMPQLATLQIGNSNFSPSLQYISPTYPYYAPPPTIIPTMPMTDSEQASTAASPDEAYTQYPHQAAPK, from the exons ATGGGTCCCAACGGCACGGTACAGAATCAAAACCAACAGGGCGGCGAGCAGTTGTCCAAGACAAATCTCTACATTCGCGGACTGCAGCAGGGCACAACCGACAAGGATCTAGTTAATATGTGTGCACA ATACGGAACAATTATATCAACCAAGGCTATTTTagataaaacaacaaacaaat GTTACGGCTTCGTCGACTTCGAGCAGCCAGCCTTCGCCGAGTGCGCCGTAAAAGGATTGCAGGGGAAGGGCGTGCAAGCTCAGATGGCCAAAGTGGGTATCTGGGTGCTTCATAGGCCGGCCATT CAACAGGAACAGGATCCCACAAATTTGTATATTGCAAATTTGCCGCCCCACTTCAAGGAAACTGATCTGGAGGCAATGCTATCGAAATACGGACAAGTTGTTTCGACCAGAATATTGCGTGATCAGCAGATGAACTCCAAGG GCGTTGGCTTTGCCCGCATGGAGAGTCGCGAGAAGTGCGAGCAAATCATTCAGATGTTCAATGGTAACACAATACCGGGTGCCAAAGATCCCCTGCTGGTTAAGTTTGCCGATGGCGGACCCAAAAAGAAGAATCTCTTCAAGACGCCCGATCCGAATGCGCGTGCGTGGCGCGACGTCTCCGCGGAGGGGATTCCCGTGGCCTACGATCCGACTATGCAGCAGAATGGCGTTAGCGTGAACGTTGGCACGCCCATCGGAGTGCCCTACTCCCGCTTCAGTGCCCCCCAGGTGGGTGGCTATCCAGTGGCCGGCTCCCAATGGATACCCGGTTATATGATGACCCAGCCGATCACTCAGGTAGATGATCAG TCTCCCTTCTCTACACAGTACATGCAGATGGCTGCAGCCCCTCAGCTGGGAGTTACCTCATACAAACCGGAGGCGGTCAACCAGGTTCAGCCCCGCGGCATCTCGATGATGGTCAGCGGCGATACGGGCGTGCCATATGGAACGATGATGCCTCAGTTGGCCACCCTGCAGATTGGCAACTCT AACTTTTCTCCATCGTTACAGTATATTAGTCCAACTTATCCATATTATGCACCACCACCAACTATTATACCAACAATGCCTATGACAGATTCCGAACAGGCTAGCACAGCTGCATCACCCGACGAGGCATACACACAGTATCCACATCAAGCCGCTCCCAAATAG
- the shep gene encoding protein alan shepard isoform X8, producing MGPNGTVQNQNQQGGEQLSKTNLYIRGLQQGTTDKDLVNMCAQYGTIISTKAILDKTTNKCKGYGFVDFEQPAFAECAVKGLQGKGVQAQMAKQQEQDPTNLYIANLPPHFKETDLEAMLSKYGQVVSTRILRDQQMNSKGVGFARMESREKCEQIIQMFNGNTIPGAKDPLLVKFADGGPKKKNLFKTPDPNARAWRDVSAEGIPVAYDPTMQQNGVSVNVGTPIGVPYSRFSAPQVGGYPVAGSQWIPGYMMTQPITQVDDQSPFSTQYMQMAAAPQLGVTSYKPEAVNQVQPRGISMMVSGDTGVPYGTMMPQLATLQIGNSNFSPSLQYISPTYPYYAPPPTIIPTMPMTDSEQASTAASPDEAYTQYPHQAAPK from the exons ATGGGTCCCAACGGCACGGTACAGAATCAAAACCAACAGGGCGGCGAGCAGTTGTCCAAGACAAATCTCTACATTCGCGGACTGCAGCAGGGCACAACCGACAAGGATCTAGTTAATATGTGTGCACA ATACGGAACAATTATATCAACCAAGGCTATTTTagataaaacaacaaacaaatgtaaag GTTACGGCTTCGTCGACTTCGAGCAGCCAGCCTTCGCCGAGTGCGCCGTAAAAGGATTGCAGGGGAAGGGCGTGCAAGCTCAGATGGCCAAA CAACAGGAACAGGATCCCACAAATTTGTATATTGCAAATTTGCCGCCCCACTTCAAGGAAACTGATCTGGAGGCAATGCTATCGAAATACGGACAAGTTGTTTCGACCAGAATATTGCGTGATCAGCAGATGAACTCCAAGG GCGTTGGCTTTGCCCGCATGGAGAGTCGCGAGAAGTGCGAGCAAATCATTCAGATGTTCAATGGTAACACAATACCGGGTGCCAAAGATCCCCTGCTGGTTAAGTTTGCCGATGGCGGACCCAAAAAGAAGAATCTCTTCAAGACGCCCGATCCGAATGCGCGTGCGTGGCGCGACGTCTCCGCGGAGGGGATTCCCGTGGCCTACGATCCGACTATGCAGCAGAATGGCGTTAGCGTGAACGTTGGCACGCCCATCGGAGTGCCCTACTCCCGCTTCAGTGCCCCCCAGGTGGGTGGCTATCCAGTGGCCGGCTCCCAATGGATACCCGGTTATATGATGACCCAGCCGATCACTCAGGTAGATGATCAG TCTCCCTTCTCTACACAGTACATGCAGATGGCTGCAGCCCCTCAGCTGGGAGTTACCTCATACAAACCGGAGGCGGTCAACCAGGTTCAGCCCCGCGGCATCTCGATGATGGTCAGCGGCGATACGGGCGTGCCATATGGAACGATGATGCCTCAGTTGGCCACCCTGCAGATTGGCAACTCT AACTTTTCTCCATCGTTACAGTATATTAGTCCAACTTATCCATATTATGCACCACCACCAACTATTATACCAACAATGCCTATGACAGATTCCGAACAGGCTAGCACAGCTGCATCACCCGACGAGGCATACACACAGTATCCACATCAAGCCGCTCCCAAATAG
- the shep gene encoding protein alan shepard isoform X4, translated as MGPNGTVQNQNQQGGEQLSKTNLYIRGLQQGTTDKDLVNMCAQYGTIISTKAILDKTTNKCYGFVDFEQPAFAECAVKGLQGKGVQAQMAKVGIWVLHRPAIEQDPTNLYIANLPPHFKETDLEAMLSKYGQVVSTRILRDQQMNSKGVGFARMESREKCEQIIQMFNGNTIPGAKDPLLVKFADGGPKKKNLFKTPDPNARAWRDVSAEGIPVAYDPTMQQNGVSVNVGTPIGVPYSRFSAPQVGGYPVAGSQWIPGYMMTQPITQVDDQSPFSTQYMQMAAAPQLGVTSYKPEAVNQVQPRGISMMVSGDTGVPYGTMMPQLATLQIGNSNFSPSLQYISPTYPYYAPPPTIIPTMPMTDSEQASTAASPDEAYTQYPHQAAPK; from the exons ATGGGTCCCAACGGCACGGTACAGAATCAAAACCAACAGGGCGGCGAGCAGTTGTCCAAGACAAATCTCTACATTCGCGGACTGCAGCAGGGCACAACCGACAAGGATCTAGTTAATATGTGTGCACA ATACGGAACAATTATATCAACCAAGGCTATTTTagataaaacaacaaacaaat GTTACGGCTTCGTCGACTTCGAGCAGCCAGCCTTCGCCGAGTGCGCCGTAAAAGGATTGCAGGGGAAGGGCGTGCAAGCTCAGATGGCCAAAGTGGGTATCTGGGTGCTTCATAGGCCGGCCATT GAACAGGATCCCACAAATTTGTATATTGCAAATTTGCCGCCCCACTTCAAGGAAACTGATCTGGAGGCAATGCTATCGAAATACGGACAAGTTGTTTCGACCAGAATATTGCGTGATCAGCAGATGAACTCCAAGG GCGTTGGCTTTGCCCGCATGGAGAGTCGCGAGAAGTGCGAGCAAATCATTCAGATGTTCAATGGTAACACAATACCGGGTGCCAAAGATCCCCTGCTGGTTAAGTTTGCCGATGGCGGACCCAAAAAGAAGAATCTCTTCAAGACGCCCGATCCGAATGCGCGTGCGTGGCGCGACGTCTCCGCGGAGGGGATTCCCGTGGCCTACGATCCGACTATGCAGCAGAATGGCGTTAGCGTGAACGTTGGCACGCCCATCGGAGTGCCCTACTCCCGCTTCAGTGCCCCCCAGGTGGGTGGCTATCCAGTGGCCGGCTCCCAATGGATACCCGGTTATATGATGACCCAGCCGATCACTCAGGTAGATGATCAG TCTCCCTTCTCTACACAGTACATGCAGATGGCTGCAGCCCCTCAGCTGGGAGTTACCTCATACAAACCGGAGGCGGTCAACCAGGTTCAGCCCCGCGGCATCTCGATGATGGTCAGCGGCGATACGGGCGTGCCATATGGAACGATGATGCCTCAGTTGGCCACCCTGCAGATTGGCAACTCT AACTTTTCTCCATCGTTACAGTATATTAGTCCAACTTATCCATATTATGCACCACCACCAACTATTATACCAACAATGCCTATGACAGATTCCGAACAGGCTAGCACAGCTGCATCACCCGACGAGGCATACACACAGTATCCACATCAAGCCGCTCCCAAATAG
- the shep gene encoding protein alan shepard isoform X13 — MGPNGTVQNQNQQGGEQLSKTNLYIRGLQQGTTDKDLVNMCAQYGTIISTKAILDKTTNKCKGYGFVDFEQPAFAECAVKGLQGKGVQAQMAKVGIWVLHRPAIQQEQDPTNLYIANLPPHFKETDLEAMLSKYGQVVSTRILRDQQMNSKGVGFARMESREKCEQIIQMFNGNTIPGAKDPLLVKFADGGPKKKNLFKTPDPNARAWRDVSAEGIPVAYDPTMQQNGVSVNVGTPIGVPYSRFSAPQVGGYPVAGSQWIPGYMMTQPITQVDDQSPFSTQYMQMAAAPQLGVTSYKPEAVNQVQPRGISMMVSGDTGVPYGTMMPQLATLQIGNSYSY; from the exons ATGGGTCCCAACGGCACGGTACAGAATCAAAACCAACAGGGCGGCGAGCAGTTGTCCAAGACAAATCTCTACATTCGCGGACTGCAGCAGGGCACAACCGACAAGGATCTAGTTAATATGTGTGCACA ATACGGAACAATTATATCAACCAAGGCTATTTTagataaaacaacaaacaaatgtaaag GTTACGGCTTCGTCGACTTCGAGCAGCCAGCCTTCGCCGAGTGCGCCGTAAAAGGATTGCAGGGGAAGGGCGTGCAAGCTCAGATGGCCAAAGTGGGTATCTGGGTGCTTCATAGGCCGGCCATT CAACAGGAACAGGATCCCACAAATTTGTATATTGCAAATTTGCCGCCCCACTTCAAGGAAACTGATCTGGAGGCAATGCTATCGAAATACGGACAAGTTGTTTCGACCAGAATATTGCGTGATCAGCAGATGAACTCCAAGG GCGTTGGCTTTGCCCGCATGGAGAGTCGCGAGAAGTGCGAGCAAATCATTCAGATGTTCAATGGTAACACAATACCGGGTGCCAAAGATCCCCTGCTGGTTAAGTTTGCCGATGGCGGACCCAAAAAGAAGAATCTCTTCAAGACGCCCGATCCGAATGCGCGTGCGTGGCGCGACGTCTCCGCGGAGGGGATTCCCGTGGCCTACGATCCGACTATGCAGCAGAATGGCGTTAGCGTGAACGTTGGCACGCCCATCGGAGTGCCCTACTCCCGCTTCAGTGCCCCCCAGGTGGGTGGCTATCCAGTGGCCGGCTCCCAATGGATACCCGGTTATATGATGACCCAGCCGATCACTCAGGTAGATGATCAG TCTCCCTTCTCTACACAGTACATGCAGATGGCTGCAGCCCCTCAGCTGGGAGTTACCTCATACAAACCGGAGGCGGTCAACCAGGTTCAGCCCCGCGGCATCTCGATGATGGTCAGCGGCGATACGGGCGTGCCATATGGAACGATGATGCCTCAGTTGGCCACCCTGCAGATTGGCAACTCT TATAGTTACTAA
- the shep gene encoding protein alan shepard isoform X1 → MGPNGTVQNQNQQGGEQLSKTNLYIRGLQQGTTDKDLVNMCAQYGTIISTKAILDKTTNKCKGYGFVDFEQPAFAECAVKGLQGKGVQAQMAKVGIWVLHRPAIQQEQDPTNLYIANLPPHFKETDLEAMLSKYGQVVSTRILRDQQMNSKGVGFARMESREKCEQIIQMFNGNTIPGAKDPLLVKFADGGPKKKNLFKTPDPNARAWRDVSAEGIPVAYDPTMQQNGVSVNVGTPIGVPYSRFSAPQVGGYPVAGSQWIPGYMMTQPITQVDDQSPFSTQYMQMAAAPQLGVTSYKPEAVNQVQPRGISMMVSGDTGVPYGTMMPQLATLQIGNSNFSPSLQYISPTYPYYAPPPTIIPTMPMTDSEQASTAASPDEAYTQYPHQAAPK, encoded by the exons ATGGGTCCCAACGGCACGGTACAGAATCAAAACCAACAGGGCGGCGAGCAGTTGTCCAAGACAAATCTCTACATTCGCGGACTGCAGCAGGGCACAACCGACAAGGATCTAGTTAATATGTGTGCACA ATACGGAACAATTATATCAACCAAGGCTATTTTagataaaacaacaaacaaatgtaaag GTTACGGCTTCGTCGACTTCGAGCAGCCAGCCTTCGCCGAGTGCGCCGTAAAAGGATTGCAGGGGAAGGGCGTGCAAGCTCAGATGGCCAAAGTGGGTATCTGGGTGCTTCATAGGCCGGCCATT CAACAGGAACAGGATCCCACAAATTTGTATATTGCAAATTTGCCGCCCCACTTCAAGGAAACTGATCTGGAGGCAATGCTATCGAAATACGGACAAGTTGTTTCGACCAGAATATTGCGTGATCAGCAGATGAACTCCAAGG GCGTTGGCTTTGCCCGCATGGAGAGTCGCGAGAAGTGCGAGCAAATCATTCAGATGTTCAATGGTAACACAATACCGGGTGCCAAAGATCCCCTGCTGGTTAAGTTTGCCGATGGCGGACCCAAAAAGAAGAATCTCTTCAAGACGCCCGATCCGAATGCGCGTGCGTGGCGCGACGTCTCCGCGGAGGGGATTCCCGTGGCCTACGATCCGACTATGCAGCAGAATGGCGTTAGCGTGAACGTTGGCACGCCCATCGGAGTGCCCTACTCCCGCTTCAGTGCCCCCCAGGTGGGTGGCTATCCAGTGGCCGGCTCCCAATGGATACCCGGTTATATGATGACCCAGCCGATCACTCAGGTAGATGATCAG TCTCCCTTCTCTACACAGTACATGCAGATGGCTGCAGCCCCTCAGCTGGGAGTTACCTCATACAAACCGGAGGCGGTCAACCAGGTTCAGCCCCGCGGCATCTCGATGATGGTCAGCGGCGATACGGGCGTGCCATATGGAACGATGATGCCTCAGTTGGCCACCCTGCAGATTGGCAACTCT AACTTTTCTCCATCGTTACAGTATATTAGTCCAACTTATCCATATTATGCACCACCACCAACTATTATACCAACAATGCCTATGACAGATTCCGAACAGGCTAGCACAGCTGCATCACCCGACGAGGCATACACACAGTATCCACATCAAGCCGCTCCCAAATAG
- the shep gene encoding protein alan shepard isoform X6 codes for MGPNGTVQNQNQQGGEQLSKTNLYIRGLQQGTTDKDLVNMCAQYGTIISTKAILDKTTNKCKGYGFVDFEQPAFAECAVKGLQGKGVQAQMAKVGIWVLHRPAIQQEQDPTNLYIANLPPHFKETDLEAMLSKYGQVVSTRILRDQQMNSKGVGFARMESREKCEQIIQMFNGNTIPGAKDPLLVKFADGGPKKKNLFKTPDPNARAWRDVSAEGIPVAYDPTMQQNGVSVNVGTPIGVPYSRFSAPQVGGYPVAGSQWIPGYMMTQPITQVDDQSPFSTQYMQMAAAPQLGVTSYKPEAVNQVQPRGISMMVSGDTGVPYGTMMPQLATLQIGNSYISPTYPYYAPPPTIIPTMPMTDSEQASTAASPDEAYTQYPHQAAPK; via the exons ATGGGTCCCAACGGCACGGTACAGAATCAAAACCAACAGGGCGGCGAGCAGTTGTCCAAGACAAATCTCTACATTCGCGGACTGCAGCAGGGCACAACCGACAAGGATCTAGTTAATATGTGTGCACA ATACGGAACAATTATATCAACCAAGGCTATTTTagataaaacaacaaacaaatgtaaag GTTACGGCTTCGTCGACTTCGAGCAGCCAGCCTTCGCCGAGTGCGCCGTAAAAGGATTGCAGGGGAAGGGCGTGCAAGCTCAGATGGCCAAAGTGGGTATCTGGGTGCTTCATAGGCCGGCCATT CAACAGGAACAGGATCCCACAAATTTGTATATTGCAAATTTGCCGCCCCACTTCAAGGAAACTGATCTGGAGGCAATGCTATCGAAATACGGACAAGTTGTTTCGACCAGAATATTGCGTGATCAGCAGATGAACTCCAAGG GCGTTGGCTTTGCCCGCATGGAGAGTCGCGAGAAGTGCGAGCAAATCATTCAGATGTTCAATGGTAACACAATACCGGGTGCCAAAGATCCCCTGCTGGTTAAGTTTGCCGATGGCGGACCCAAAAAGAAGAATCTCTTCAAGACGCCCGATCCGAATGCGCGTGCGTGGCGCGACGTCTCCGCGGAGGGGATTCCCGTGGCCTACGATCCGACTATGCAGCAGAATGGCGTTAGCGTGAACGTTGGCACGCCCATCGGAGTGCCCTACTCCCGCTTCAGTGCCCCCCAGGTGGGTGGCTATCCAGTGGCCGGCTCCCAATGGATACCCGGTTATATGATGACCCAGCCGATCACTCAGGTAGATGATCAG TCTCCCTTCTCTACACAGTACATGCAGATGGCTGCAGCCCCTCAGCTGGGAGTTACCTCATACAAACCGGAGGCGGTCAACCAGGTTCAGCCCCGCGGCATCTCGATGATGGTCAGCGGCGATACGGGCGTGCCATATGGAACGATGATGCCTCAGTTGGCCACCCTGCAGATTGGCAACTCT TATATTAGTCCAACTTATCCATATTATGCACCACCACCAACTATTATACCAACAATGCCTATGACAGATTCCGAACAGGCTAGCACAGCTGCATCACCCGACGAGGCATACACACAGTATCCACATCAAGCCGCTCCCAAATAG
- the shep gene encoding protein alan shepard isoform X7 produces MGPNGTVQNQNQQGGEQLSKTNLYIRGLQQGTTDKDLVNMCAQYGTIISTKAILDKTTNKCKGYGFVDFEQPAFAECAVKGLQGKGVQAQMAKVGIWVLHRPAIEQDPTNLYIANLPPHFKETDLEAMLSKYGQVVSTRILRDQQMNSKGVGFARMESREKCEQIIQMFNGNTIPGAKDPLLVKFADGGPKKKNLFKTPDPNARAWRDVSAEGIPVAYDPTMQQNGVSVNVGTPIGVPYSRFSAPQVGGYPVAGSQWIPGYMMTQPITQVDDQSPFSTQYMQMAAAPQLGVTSYKPEAVNQVQPRGISMMVSGDTGVPYGTMMPQLATLQIGNSYISPTYPYYAPPPTIIPTMPMTDSEQASTAASPDEAYTQYPHQAAPK; encoded by the exons ATGGGTCCCAACGGCACGGTACAGAATCAAAACCAACAGGGCGGCGAGCAGTTGTCCAAGACAAATCTCTACATTCGCGGACTGCAGCAGGGCACAACCGACAAGGATCTAGTTAATATGTGTGCACA ATACGGAACAATTATATCAACCAAGGCTATTTTagataaaacaacaaacaaatgtaaag GTTACGGCTTCGTCGACTTCGAGCAGCCAGCCTTCGCCGAGTGCGCCGTAAAAGGATTGCAGGGGAAGGGCGTGCAAGCTCAGATGGCCAAAGTGGGTATCTGGGTGCTTCATAGGCCGGCCATT GAACAGGATCCCACAAATTTGTATATTGCAAATTTGCCGCCCCACTTCAAGGAAACTGATCTGGAGGCAATGCTATCGAAATACGGACAAGTTGTTTCGACCAGAATATTGCGTGATCAGCAGATGAACTCCAAGG GCGTTGGCTTTGCCCGCATGGAGAGTCGCGAGAAGTGCGAGCAAATCATTCAGATGTTCAATGGTAACACAATACCGGGTGCCAAAGATCCCCTGCTGGTTAAGTTTGCCGATGGCGGACCCAAAAAGAAGAATCTCTTCAAGACGCCCGATCCGAATGCGCGTGCGTGGCGCGACGTCTCCGCGGAGGGGATTCCCGTGGCCTACGATCCGACTATGCAGCAGAATGGCGTTAGCGTGAACGTTGGCACGCCCATCGGAGTGCCCTACTCCCGCTTCAGTGCCCCCCAGGTGGGTGGCTATCCAGTGGCCGGCTCCCAATGGATACCCGGTTATATGATGACCCAGCCGATCACTCAGGTAGATGATCAG TCTCCCTTCTCTACACAGTACATGCAGATGGCTGCAGCCCCTCAGCTGGGAGTTACCTCATACAAACCGGAGGCGGTCAACCAGGTTCAGCCCCGCGGCATCTCGATGATGGTCAGCGGCGATACGGGCGTGCCATATGGAACGATGATGCCTCAGTTGGCCACCCTGCAGATTGGCAACTCT TATATTAGTCCAACTTATCCATATTATGCACCACCACCAACTATTATACCAACAATGCCTATGACAGATTCCGAACAGGCTAGCACAGCTGCATCACCCGACGAGGCATACACACAGTATCCACATCAAGCCGCTCCCAAATAG
- the shep gene encoding protein alan shepard isoform X12 → MGPNGTVQNQNQQGGEQLSKTNLYIRGLQQGTTDKDLVNMCAQYGTIISTKAILDKTTNKCKGYGFVDFEQPAFAECAVKGLQGKGVQAQMAKVGIWVLHRPAIEQDPTNLYIANLPPHFKETDLEAMLSKYGQVVSTRILRDQQMNSKGVGFARMESREKCEQIIQMFNGNTIPGAKDPLLVKFADGGPKKKNLFKTPDPNARAWRDVSAEGIPVAYDPTMQQNGVSVNVGTPIGVPYSRFSAPQVGGYPVAGSQWIPGYMMTQPITQVDDQYMQMAAAPQLGVTSYKPEAVNQVQPRGISMMVSGDTGVPYGTMMPQLATLQIGNSYISPTYPYYAPPPTIIPTMPMTDSEQASTAASPDEAYTQYPHQAAPK, encoded by the exons ATGGGTCCCAACGGCACGGTACAGAATCAAAACCAACAGGGCGGCGAGCAGTTGTCCAAGACAAATCTCTACATTCGCGGACTGCAGCAGGGCACAACCGACAAGGATCTAGTTAATATGTGTGCACA ATACGGAACAATTATATCAACCAAGGCTATTTTagataaaacaacaaacaaatgtaaag GTTACGGCTTCGTCGACTTCGAGCAGCCAGCCTTCGCCGAGTGCGCCGTAAAAGGATTGCAGGGGAAGGGCGTGCAAGCTCAGATGGCCAAAGTGGGTATCTGGGTGCTTCATAGGCCGGCCATT GAACAGGATCCCACAAATTTGTATATTGCAAATTTGCCGCCCCACTTCAAGGAAACTGATCTGGAGGCAATGCTATCGAAATACGGACAAGTTGTTTCGACCAGAATATTGCGTGATCAGCAGATGAACTCCAAGG GCGTTGGCTTTGCCCGCATGGAGAGTCGCGAGAAGTGCGAGCAAATCATTCAGATGTTCAATGGTAACACAATACCGGGTGCCAAAGATCCCCTGCTGGTTAAGTTTGCCGATGGCGGACCCAAAAAGAAGAATCTCTTCAAGACGCCCGATCCGAATGCGCGTGCGTGGCGCGACGTCTCCGCGGAGGGGATTCCCGTGGCCTACGATCCGACTATGCAGCAGAATGGCGTTAGCGTGAACGTTGGCACGCCCATCGGAGTGCCCTACTCCCGCTTCAGTGCCCCCCAGGTGGGTGGCTATCCAGTGGCCGGCTCCCAATGGATACCCGGTTATATGATGACCCAGCCGATCACTCAGGTAGATGATCAG TACATGCAGATGGCTGCAGCCCCTCAGCTGGGAGTTACCTCATACAAACCGGAGGCGGTCAACCAGGTTCAGCCCCGCGGCATCTCGATGATGGTCAGCGGCGATACGGGCGTGCCATATGGAACGATGATGCCTCAGTTGGCCACCCTGCAGATTGGCAACTCT TATATTAGTCCAACTTATCCATATTATGCACCACCACCAACTATTATACCAACAATGCCTATGACAGATTCCGAACAGGCTAGCACAGCTGCATCACCCGACGAGGCATACACACAGTATCCACATCAAGCCGCTCCCAAATAG